A window from Triticum aestivum cultivar Chinese Spring chromosome 6D, IWGSC CS RefSeq v2.1, whole genome shotgun sequence encodes these proteins:
- the LOC123145843 gene encoding dehydrin DHN4 — protein MEYQGQQQHGRVDEYGNPVARHGVGTGMGTHGGVGTGAAAGGHFQPMRDEHQTGRGILHRSGSSSSSSSEDDGMGGRRKKGIKEKIKEKLPGGHGDQQHTGGTYGQQGTGMAGTGGTYGQQGHTGMAGTGGTYGQQGHTGMAGTGGAYGQQGHTGMTGTGGTYGQQGHTGMAGTGAHGTTATGGTYGQQGHTGMTGTGAHGTGGAYGQHGTDTGEKKGIMDKIKEKLPGQH, from the exons ATGGAGTACCAGGGACAGCAGCAGCACGGCCGCGTCGACGAGTACGGCAACCCGGTGGCCCGACATGGCGTCGGCACCGGCATGGGGACgcacggcggcgtcggcacaggaGCGGCCGCCGGTGGGCATTTCCAGCCCATGAGGGACGAGCACCAGACTGGCCGTGGGATCCTGCACCGCTCCGgcagctccagctccagctcg TCTGAGGACGATGGCatgggcgggaggaggaagaagggcatcaaggagaagatcaaggagaagctCCCTGGTGGCCACGGTGACCAGCAGCACACCGGTGGCACCTACGGACAGCAGGGTACTGGCATGGCCGGCACCGGCGGCACCTACGGGCAGCAGGGTCACACTGGGATGGCCGGCACCGGTGGCACCTACGGACAGCAAGGCCACACTGGGATGGCCGGCACCGGCGGCGCCTACGGGCAGCAGGGTCACACTGGGATGACCGGCACCGGCGGCACCTACGGACAGCAGGGCCACACTGGGATGGCCGGCACCGGAGCACATGGCACCACGGCCACCGGCGGCACCTACGGGCAGCAGGGCCACACCGGGATGACAGGCACAGGGGCGCACGGCACTGGCGGCGCGTACGGGCAACACGGCACGGACACCGGCGAGAAGAAGGGCATCATGGACAAGATCAAGGAGAAGCTCCCTGGCCAGCACTGA